The following are from one region of the Arachis duranensis cultivar V14167 chromosome 10, aradu.V14167.gnm2.J7QH, whole genome shotgun sequence genome:
- the LOC107471212 gene encoding transmembrane emp24 domain-containing protein p24delta7 codes for MSDSTPLLAFITLALMCGITNSMRFELRSGHTKCIAEEIKSNAMTVGKYSVVNPNEGYAIPDTYKLVVKVSSPSGNSYHYGDHVESGNFAFSAAESGDYTTCFWIPDSKESPTVTIDFEWRTGVAAKEWSKVAKKGQVEVMEFELKKLYDTVQSIHDEMFYLREREEQMQELNKETSSKMFTFSFLSIVVCLSVASFQLWHLKTFFERKKFL; via the exons ATGTCCGATTCCACTCCCCTCCTTGCATTCATCACACTCGCATTGATGTGTGGCATCACCAATTCGATGAGGTTTGAGCTTCGATCGGGTCACACTAAGTGCATTGCCGAGGAGATTAAGAGCAACGCTATGACCGTAGGCAAGTACAGCGTCGTTAATCCCAATGAAGGTTATGCGATTCCTGATACCTACAAGCTCGTAGTCAAA GTGAGCTCGCCTAGTGGGAACAGTTATCACTATGGGGATCACGTGGAATCCGGTAATTTTGCGTTTTCTGCGGCTGAATCCGGTGACTACACGACTTGTTTTTGGATACCTGATAGCAAGGAAAGCCCAACTGTGACCAttgattttgaatggagaactGGAGTTGCTGCCAAGGAATGGTCCAAGGTTGCAAAGAAAGGACAAGTTGAA GTAATGGAATTTGAGTTGAAGAAGCTGTATGATACTGTCCAATCTATCCACGATGAGATGTTTTATCTACGTGAAAG GGAGGAACAAATGCAAGAACTTAACAAAGAGACTAGCAGCAAGATGTTTACCTTCAGTTTCCTTTCAATTGTGGTTTGCTTGTCTGTGGCTAGTTTTCAACTATGGCACTTGAAGACATTCTTTGAGAGGAAGAAGTTCCTCTAA